From one Streptococcus oralis genomic stretch:
- a CDS encoding conserved phage C-terminal domain-containing protein, whose protein sequence is MAKTKIYFWLKVDKKFFDNLFIKRLKNIPGGYTMTVIYIRLMLESLEDDCILYYEGYFDSLVQELALKLDVSEDDINMTVAYFTKCGLIQIDDDGHATLSQAKAMVESETNWAKYKRDQRKNSQDIPKLENVQNKKTISNSCPTEIDKESDKDKELYKEYILSGKPDFTFPNWLTPRMIEEITKGHPEKYLIRIPLAYLNHTVGKNYKYLDKNLKPIIARFKEGYTLEDFKQVIDIKTAEWKDSPEFSKYLRPETLFGTKFDGYLNQKPKTIKGKFEDNFPDLPF, encoded by the coding sequence ATGGCAAAGACTAAAATATATTTTTGGTTAAAAGTTGATAAGAAGTTTTTTGATAACCTTTTTATTAAGCGACTTAAAAATATACCTGGTGGCTACACTATGACAGTGATTTATATCCGCCTTATGTTGGAAAGTTTAGAAGATGATTGTATTTTGTACTATGAAGGATATTTTGATAGTTTGGTACAGGAATTAGCTTTAAAACTGGATGTTTCTGAAGATGATATAAATATGACAGTTGCGTATTTTACAAAATGCGGACTAATTCAGATAGACGATGATGGCCATGCCACATTATCGCAAGCAAAAGCCATGGTTGAGAGTGAAACAAACTGGGCGAAATATAAGCGAGACCAAAGAAAAAATAGTCAAGATATACCAAAATTGGAGAATGTCCAAAATAAAAAGACTATTTCCAACTCATGTCCAACAGAGATAGATAAAGAGTCAGATAAAGATAAAGAGTTATATAAAGAATATATATTGTCAGGTAAACCTGACTTTACTTTCCCAAATTGGTTAACTCCGAGAATGATCGAGGAAATAACTAAAGGACATCCTGAGAAGTATTTAATAAGAATCCCTCTAGCTTATCTGAATCATACAGTAGGGAAAAATTATAAATATTTGGACAAAAATTTGAAGCCGATAATAGCACGATTCAAAGAAGGCTATACACTTGAAGATTTTAAACAGGTGATAGATATTAAAACGGCAGAATGGAAGGATAGCCCTGAATTTTCTAAATATCTGAGACCAGAAACACTTTTCGGAACTAAGTTTGACGGTTATTTGAATCAAAAGCCTAAAACCATAAAAGGGAAGTTTGAAGATAACTTCCCAGACCTACCATTTTAG
- a CDS encoding ATP-binding protein, with amino-acid sequence MKEQFKEFNNRKISDKVCDIHQVNYWEISVPVLGSSERKLQAFCPECVKGEIKQKEKDLLQQFEDRQAYFKTYDVLMRDSTIPNELKGATFDNFFIKTTEERQMLEFVKGQVQKYLAGMTGNTLISGSTGIGKSHLSLALAKEINESFREKHEPKSVLFVSLTEIIKQIKEGWAYGRNANLTEYEAVKKLVDVDFLIIDDLGAKNGTISPKSDWEQDFLFDIINNRETTIFNTNLDSSELRTVYNARNSSRILKGLEGNTFKAFTIKDKRYTINTVRGEYQ; translated from the coding sequence ATGAAGGAACAATTTAAAGAATTTAATAACAGAAAGATATCGGATAAAGTTTGCGATATTCACCAGGTAAATTATTGGGAAATTTCTGTACCAGTGTTAGGGAGTTCAGAAAGAAAACTACAAGCATTTTGCCCGGAGTGTGTGAAGGGAGAGATTAAACAAAAAGAGAAAGACCTATTGCAGCAGTTCGAGGACAGGCAAGCTTACTTTAAAACTTATGATGTCTTAATGCGTGATAGCACGATTCCTAACGAGTTGAAGGGGGCAACGTTTGATAATTTCTTTATTAAGACGACAGAGGAACGTCAGATGTTAGAGTTTGTAAAGGGGCAAGTCCAGAAGTACCTTGCAGGTATGACTGGAAATACTTTAATCAGTGGTAGCACAGGAATAGGAAAAAGTCATTTATCGCTTGCCTTGGCTAAAGAAATCAATGAGAGTTTCAGGGAGAAGCACGAGCCTAAGAGTGTCTTGTTTGTCAGCTTAACCGAGATTATCAAACAGATAAAAGAAGGCTGGGCTTATGGAAGAAATGCAAACTTAACAGAGTATGAGGCGGTTAAAAAGTTAGTTGATGTAGATTTTCTAATCATCGATGACCTGGGGGCAAAAAATGGGACAATCTCTCCTAAGAGCGATTGGGAACAGGATTTCTTGTTTGATATTATCAATAATCGAGAAACTACGATTTTCAACACGAATCTAGATAGCAGTGAACTGCGAACGGTTTACAATGCTAGAAACTCAAGTAGGATTTTGAAAGGTTTAGAAGGGAACACTTTCAAGGCTTTTACGATTAAAGATAAGAGATACACTATAAACACAGTGAGGGGAGAATATCAATGA
- a CDS encoding phage major capsid protein, with product MTTNLAKQKENLEAYIRSTGYNTRGMNVENNHVLIEKPILDSYEDEHQRKELVDLVNVIETRTRGGKYEVTDFESDSLQEVSENSVERTEADKKKTISVDYLVKLFSGKLDFSQEQLDDGQYNLTDFLGKKIIKLKRRTRNREIGKILQTAKVQTATSMDDLKSIVSLINPERNVSMVVSQSLFSVLEKMKDTSGNYLLKVDKETGTSETFFVDNFLIVDDTTLGNKGDKKGFIGDLENFVTLFDRKKDTLSWANANDYFGKRLILHTRFDVKKVEEDCGCLIQWN from the coding sequence ATGACAACTAACTTAGCTAAACAAAAAGAAAATCTAGAAGCTTATATCCGAAGTACAGGTTATAACACTAGAGGGATGAACGTAGAAAATAATCATGTACTCATTGAAAAACCAATCCTTGATAGTTACGAAGATGAACATCAACGTAAAGAACTGGTTGATCTAGTAAATGTTATTGAGACTCGCACCCGTGGTGGAAAGTATGAAGTAACTGACTTTGAATCTGATTCATTACAAGAAGTTAGCGAAAATTCGGTTGAGAGAACAGAAGCAGATAAAAAGAAAACTATCAGCGTTGATTACTTAGTTAAATTATTCAGTGGAAAACTTGATTTTTCACAGGAACAATTAGATGATGGTCAATATAATTTAACGGATTTTCTTGGTAAGAAGATTATTAAATTAAAACGTAGAACACGAAATAGAGAGATTGGGAAAATTCTCCAAACTGCGAAAGTGCAGACTGCTACAAGTATGGACGACTTGAAATCTATTGTTTCTTTAATAAATCCAGAGCGCAATGTATCTATGGTTGTTAGTCAATCACTATTTAGTGTCTTAGAAAAAATGAAAGACACTTCAGGAAATTATCTTCTTAAAGTTGATAAAGAGACAGGAACAAGTGAAACATTCTTTGTAGATAACTTTTTAATTGTAGATGATACAACATTAGGGAATAAAGGTGACAAAAAAGGCTTTATCGGAGATCTAGAAAACTTTGTTACTTTGTTTGATCGCAAGAAAGATACACTTAGTTGGGCAAATGCGAATGACTATTTTGGGAAACGGTTGATTTTACATACCCGATTTGATGTAAAAAAAGTTGAAGAAGATTGTGGTTGTCTTATTCAATGGAACTAG